One Dromiciops gliroides isolate mDroGli1 chromosome 3, mDroGli1.pri, whole genome shotgun sequence DNA segment encodes these proteins:
- the LOC122748038 gene encoding LOW QUALITY PROTEIN: protein arginine N-methyltransferase 1-like (The sequence of the model RefSeq protein was modified relative to this genomic sequence to represent the inferred CDS: inserted 2 bases in 1 codon; deleted 1 base in 1 codon; substituted 1 base at 1 genomic stop codon) produces MFKLKPTKSVERSKQVLEMGRKELEVQFIPLGVKYLYSTVHIYRTASDNEREQKCNDNTDGKMKDEATSGNDDNQHQYAVDIQDNSKYSGKEDEDGNSWNDNHDNIDSHEDNTTVAIDDYGQDDKGYNSNSDGHHDDGSKSPDDDAAKGSIFYEIDIDDENHDVACNIVGNRTDHKGEEKTGNAHSFPGNGNNDNNARNGERITFWGSKLGEEKIAGAAEATDCIMEVSCAQPESSEKPNVEDMMSKDYYFDSYAHFGIHEEMLKDEVRTLTYHNSMYSNRHLFKDKVVLDVGSGIGILCMFAAKAGARKVIGIECSSISDYAIKIIKANKLDHVVTIKGKVEEVELPVDKVDVIISEWMGYCLFYESMLNTVLHPQDKWLAPDGLIFPDQATLYVTAIEDQQHKDYKIHWWENIYGFDMSCIKDIAIKEPVVDMVDPKQLVTNACLIKEVGIYTVCMDDLTFSSLFCVQVKRNDXVYALVAYFNIEFTQCHKHTGFPTSPESPNTHWKQTVFYMEDYLTVKTDEEIFGTICMRPNTKNNRDLDFTINLDFEGEXCELFCSTDYRMH; encoded by the exons ATGTTTAAGCTAAAACCTACAAAATCTGTGGAAAGAAGTAAACAAGTTttggaaatgggaaggaaagaactGGAAGTACAATTTATACCTTTGGGAGTTAAATATTTGTATTCCACAGTCCATATATATCGGACTGCCAGTGATAATGAAAGGGAACAGAAGTGTAATGATAATACTGATGGTAAAATGAAGGATGAAGCCACCTCTGGCAATGATGACAACCAACATCAGTATGCTGTTGATATCCAGGACAATTCTAAGTACAGTGGTAAGGAGGATGAAGATGGTAACAGCTGGAATGATAATCATGATAATATTGATAGCCATGAAGACAACACCACAGTAGCTATTGATGATTATGGCCAAGATGACAAGGGCTATAACAGTAATAGTGACGGCCATCATGATGATGGCAGCAAGAGTCCAGACGATGATGCTGCCAAAGGTTCCATTTTTTATGAAATCGATATTGATGATGAGAACCATGATGTTGCCTGCAACATTGTTGGGAACAGGACTGATCACAAGGGTGAAGAAAAAACTGGGAATGCTCACAGCTTTCCTGGTAAtggaaataatgacaataatgctAGGAATGGTGAGAG AATTACATTCTGGGGGAGCAAGTTGGGGGAAGAGAAGATAGCTGGGGCAGCTGAGGCTACAGACTGCATCATGGAGGTGTCCTGCGCACAGCCTGAGAGCAGCGAGAAGCCCAATGTAGAAGACATGATGTCCAAGGATTATTACTTCGACTCCTATGCCCACTTTGGCATCCACGAGGAGATGCTCAAGGACGAGGTACGGACGCTCACTTACCATAATTCCATGTACTCTAACCGGCACTTGTTCAAGGACAAGGTGGTGCTAGACGTGGGCTCAGGCATTGGCATCCTCTGCATGTTTGCTGCCAAGGCCGGGGCCCGGAAGGTCATTGGGATCGAGTGCTCCAGCATCTCCGACTATGCCATCAAGATCATCAAGGCCAACAAACTTGATCATGTGGTGACCATCaaagggaaggtggaagaggTGGAGCTCCCTGTGGATAAGGTAGATGTGATCATCAGTGAGTGGATGGGTTACTGCCTCTTCTATGAATCCATGCTCAACACTGTCCTCCATCCCCAAGACAAGTGGCTGGCCCCTGATGGGCTCATCTTCCCTGACCAGGCCACACTGTATGTGACTGCCATTGAGGACCAACAACACAAGGACTACAAGATTCACTGGTGGGAGAACATCTATGGCTTTGATATGTCCTGTATCAAGGACATAGCCATCAAGGAGCCTGTCGTCGACATGGTGGACCCCAAGCAGCTGGTGACCAATGCCTGCCTCATCAAGGAGGTGGGCATCTACACAGTGTGCATGGATGACCttaccttctcttccctcttctgtgTGCAAGTGAAGAGGAATGACTAAGTCTATGCCCTGGTCGCCTACTTCAACATCGAGTTCACCCAGTGCCACAAGCACACGGGCTTCCCCACAAGCCCCGAGTCCCCT AACACACACTGGAAGCAAACTGTCTTCTACATGGAGGATTACCTCACAGTGAAGACAGATGAGGAGATCTTTGGCACCATTTGCATGCGGCCCAACACCAAGAACAATCGAGACCTTGACTTCACCATCAACCTGGACTTCGAAGGGGA TTGTGAGCTCTTCTGCTCCACTGACTACCGGATGCACTGA